The Desulfonatronum sp. SC1 DNA segment GACATGGATCAGCCGCTCGGCCTGATCCCGCATCGCGGCCAGCAGCTCCGGATGGGAATGCCCAAGGTTGCACACGGCGATTCCGGCCAGCAGGTCCAGATACTCCCGTCCGTCCGGATCGACGAGAGTACATCCCGAGGCTGAAGCCACGGCCAGAGGATAACGACCGTAGGTCCGGCACAATACGCGCTGTTCGCGCTTCTGGAGCGCGGCAAGAGAAGTTGTCGTAGGCATAATTCGTCAGGTTACTCGTTGCATGTTGATAAAGGACACGAGGCAAAGCCTGCAACTCAATTGTCAGTCCACAGATCTCTAACTTCAGCCCTCAGTTTTTAACCCTCAGCCCTCTCCCTTCCCCCTCATCCCGTATGCCCGAATCCGCCGGCCCCGCGCTGGGTGGCGGTCAATTCGTCCCGGACCGTGAACTCGGCCGGAAAATAGGACTGAAAGATCAACTGGGCAATGCGCTGGCCGCGGGTGATGGTCCGCTCCTCGCCGGAGGTGTTCAGCAAAGAGACGATGATCTCGCCGCGGTAGTCCGGATCAATCACCCCGACACCCTGGCTGACCACCAAGCCCTGCTTTGTGCCCAGCCCGCTGCGGGAGTACACGAACCCGGCGATTCCCGGTCGGCGGATGTCGATGGCCAGACCGCTCGGAACCGCCGTGCGTTCTCCCGGAAGCAAGACTCGTTGTTCTTCGGTAAAACAGGCCATCAGATCCAGTCCGCAAGACCCCGGCGTCGCGCCCCGAAGATCGGAATGGGACCACAGCGGGCTGAGAACGCGAACATCGACTGGAATGGAATGCATGAAAAATTCCTCGGTTTATGAAATGTTTTTTACTGCGTGCCGTCGCGTTGTTTCTCAATAGCCCTTGCGTCCAACCCTCGCAAGTCGTCGGCCACGGCATCAACAGTTTTTGGGGCTGTTTCCATAATACGGCCCTCGACCATTGAACTTTTGGCCGTTCCCTGGCAAAACTCTCAGTCAAGCCGGGGCTTGCCTCGACGCTTCTCCCCGCACCCTCGGCATCGGCCCGCGGGAAACGGGCCTTCCGGAACACTCCCGGCCTTCCCAACATGTTCGATTCAGGAGAACTCCATGAAACCGCTCCGCACCTACAGCGTCATTCCCAAGCTCCCCTCCAAGCTGCACACTTTGTGGGACTTGGCCTACAACGTCTGGTTCGATTGGAACCACGAGGTGACCGGGCTCTTTTCCCAAATCGACCCCAAGTTATGGGCCAGAAGCTACGGAAATCCCATCGCCTTTCTCAATCACCTACCCCAAGCCACCCTGGAGTCCCTGGCCAAGGACGACTTTTTTCTGGAGCGCCTGCGTTCGGTCAAGCACAGCCAGGACATCTACATGGAGCGCAAGAGCACCGCGCTGCCTTTTACCTACAAAGAAAACCAGCCCCTGGTGGCTTACTTCAGCCTGGAGTACGGGCTGAGC contains these protein-coding regions:
- the dut gene encoding dUTP diphosphatase, with translation MHSIPVDVRVLSPLWSHSDLRGATPGSCGLDLMACFTEEQRVLLPGERTAVPSGLAIDIRRPGIAGFVYSRSGLGTKQGLVVSQGVGVIDPDYRGEIIVSLLNTSGEERTITRGQRIAQLIFQSYFPAEFTVRDELTATQRGAGGFGHTG